From Venenivibrio stagnispumantis, a single genomic window includes:
- a CDS encoding glycosyltransferase family 2 protein, with protein sequence MPEVSVIIPVYNGEKYIKNSINSVLNQTFKDFEIIIVNDASTDNTEKVIFENFNELINSGEIRYFKNEKNKERVYSRNLGLKEAKGSYIFYLDYDDIWVKDYIEKTIKIFDKYDVIYSYPRSFIDENGNMIRFSTKKISSLEKVIFSGNIGYPSATAIKKETNLLYKNDFLMREDWEIFIRAYLNGLKIALIDNNSVYIREHQNRTSKNNPNFYKATLKIYYEYKNKIREEYRHYFYFHISEIAFKFGDFKTGYNMLIKAIKQNPAILLDKRNLLTFLKRGFRIDRFFISK encoded by the coding sequence ATGCCGGAAGTTAGTGTTATTATACCGGTTTATAACGGTGAAAAATATATAAAAAATTCTATAAATTCAGTTTTAAACCAAACATTTAAAGATTTTGAAATAATTATAGTTAATGATGCTTCTACCGATAATACTGAAAAGGTTATTTTTGAAAATTTTAATGAGCTAATAAATTCCGGAGAAATTAGATATTTTAAGAATGAAAAAAATAAAGAAAGAGTTTATTCAAGGAATTTAGGTTTAAAAGAAGCCAAAGGAAGTTATATATTTTATTTAGATTATGATGATATTTGGGTAAAAGATTATATTGAAAAAACAATTAAAATTTTTGATAAATATGATGTGATATATTCATATCCACGCAGTTTTATAGATGAAAATGGTAATATGATTAGATTTTCAACAAAAAAAATTTCATCTCTTGAAAAAGTTATATTTTCCGGAAATATAGGATACCCTTCTGCAACAGCTATAAAAAAAGAAACTAATCTTTTATATAAAAATGATTTTTTGATGAGAGAAGATTGGGAAATATTTATAAGAGCTTATCTAAATGGGTTAAAGATAGCTTTAATAGATAATAATTCTGTTTATATACGGGAACATCAAAACAGAACAAGTAAAAATAATCCAAATTTTTATAAGGCGACTTTAAAAATCTATTATGAATATAAAAATAAAATACGAGAAGAATACAGGCATTATTTTTATTTTCATATTTCAGAAATAGCTTTTAAATTTGGAGATTTTAAAACCGGTTATAATATGCTTATAAAAGCAATAAAACAAAATCCGGCAATCTTATTAGATAAAAGAAATCTATTAACTTTTTTAAAAAGAGGATTTAGAATAGACAGATTTTTTATATCAAAATAG
- a CDS encoding glycosyltransferase family 2 protein produces the protein MLDLSVVIVTLNEEKNISRAINSIKDIANEILVIDSGSTDKTIEIAEKLGAKVIFNQWEGYPLQVQFGIDNTSNKYVLVLDADEEISVELKQSIINVFEQNLFSKYDCFAVNRKTFYVNKFLEHIWQPEYRIRLFNKEKVRYEGFLHEKVICDGKKSKLNGYLYHYTYKDIFQHYTKSLKYAKISAEELYKRGKKFKYHNLIINPLWAFFRQYFLKLGFLDGIRGLSVSMSYLFSTFLKYLFLWELEQKEKDKNAGS, from the coding sequence TTGCTTGATTTGTCTGTTGTTATTGTTACATTAAATGAGGAAAAAAATATAAGTAGGGCTATAAATAGTATAAAAGATATAGCTAATGAAATTTTAGTTATAGATTCCGGTTCCACTGATAAAACTATTGAGATTGCGGAAAAGTTAGGTGCAAAAGTCATTTTTAACCAATGGGAAGGTTATCCTTTACAAGTGCAATTTGGTATAGATAATACAAGTAATAAATATGTTTTAGTTTTGGATGCTGATGAGGAAATTTCTGTAGAATTAAAACAAAGCATAATAAATGTATTTGAGCAAAATTTATTTTCAAAATATGATTGTTTTGCTGTAAATAGGAAAACATTTTATGTAAATAAATTTTTAGAGCATATCTGGCAACCGGAATACAGAATAAGATTATTTAATAAAGAAAAAGTGAGGTATGAAGGATTTTTACATGAAAAAGTTATTTGTGATGGCAAAAAATCTAAATTAAATGGATATTTGTATCATTATACATATAAAGATATTTTTCAGCATTATACTAAATCTTTGAAATATGCAAAAATTTCTGCAGAAGAACTATATAAAAGAGGAAAAAAATTTAAATATCATAATCTTATTATTAATCCATTATGGGCATTTTTCAGACAATATTTTTTGAAACTTGGATTTTTAGATGGTATAAGGGGTTTGTCTGTTTCTATGAGTTATCTTTTTTCTACATTTTTAAAATATCTTTTTTTATGGGAATTGGAGCAAAAGGAGAAAGATAAAAATGCCGGAAGTTAG
- a CDS encoding O-methyltransferase → MFIINPDIKNYIKDLSRKIKIEDEEIISQLERYADETDFPIINREVGLLIHLITKLKKPKLVVELGSGFGYSAYWFAKAMEDGKVVLIDYQEKNIEKAKELFEKTNLTDKAIFEVGDAVEIAKKYQNIDILFLDLEKSRYLEAIKQLENNLNQNALIIADNTLWYGNVVNPQDNKSKIVAQFNQYMFENYLSVLIPIRDGVLIAYKD, encoded by the coding sequence ATGTTTATAATTAATCCGGATATAAAAAATTATATAAAAGATTTATCAAGAAAAATAAAAATAGAAGATGAAGAAATAATATCACAGCTTGAAAGATATGCAGATGAAACGGATTTTCCAATAATCAATAGAGAAGTAGGGTTATTAATCCATCTTATAACAAAATTAAAAAAGCCAAAGCTTGTAGTGGAGCTTGGCTCCGGATTTGGATATTCTGCATACTGGTTTGCAAAAGCAATGGAAGATGGAAAAGTCGTGCTTATAGATTATCAAGAAAAAAATATAGAAAAAGCAAAAGAATTATTTGAAAAAACAAACCTAACAGATAAAGCTATATTTGAAGTAGGTGATGCAGTAGAAATAGCTAAAAAATACCAAAATATAGATATTCTTTTTTTAGATTTGGAAAAATCAAGATACTTAGAAGCTATAAAACAACTTGAAAATAATCTAAACCAAAATGCTTTAATAATAGCAGATAATACCTTATGGTATGGAAATGTGGTAAATCCACAAGATAATAAATCAAAGATAGTGGCACAATTTAATCAGTATATGTTTGAAAATTATCTTTCTGTCTTAATACCTATAAGAGATGGCGTTTTAATAGCCTATAAGGATTGA
- the rsmI gene encoding 16S rRNA (cytidine(1402)-2'-O)-methyltransferase: MPTLYIVATPIGNLKDISYRAVEVLNSVNYIACEDTRVAKKLLSAYGITNKKLISYYDVVEEEKAEKIIKILQNEDVALISDAGTPCISDPGYKVVKKARENNIKVVAIPGAFAGAVALSASGLPSDKFLFVGFLNPKKIKEELKKYKEIGYTFIVYESPKRIMKTLYIYNQIMPNSDMVVAKELTKIHEEYIYGKPKDIIDFFEKNKEKLKGEFVILAYPEKEENIDIKAVENYIKKNLKNKTKKDLVKEIIEKFGIKRNFAYDLVNKIVE, encoded by the coding sequence ATGCCAACATTATATATCGTTGCTACACCAATTGGAAATCTTAAAGATATTAGTTATAGAGCAGTAGAAGTTTTAAACTCTGTAAATTATATAGCATGCGAAGATACAAGAGTTGCAAAAAAACTCTTATCTGCTTATGGTATAACAAATAAAAAATTAATATCATATTATGATGTGGTTGAAGAAGAAAAAGCAGAAAAAATAATAAAGATATTACAAAATGAAGATGTAGCATTAATATCAGATGCAGGCACACCTTGTATTTCAGACCCCGGATATAAAGTTGTAAAAAAAGCAAGAGAAAATAATATTAAAGTAGTTGCTATTCCCGGAGCATTTGCCGGGGCAGTAGCATTATCAGCATCAGGACTTCCTTCTGATAAATTTTTATTCGTAGGATTTTTAAATCCAAAAAAAATAAAAGAAGAGCTTAAAAAATATAAAGAAATAGGCTATACATTTATTGTATATGAAAGCCCAAAAAGAATAATGAAGACATTATATATATATAATCAAATTATGCCAAATAGCGATATGGTAGTGGCAAAAGAACTTACGAAAATTCATGAAGAATATATTTACGGAAAACCGAAAGATATTATAGATTTTTTTGAAAAAAATAAAGAAAAATTAAAAGGTGAGTTTGTTATATTAGCTTATCCGGAAAAAGAAGAAAATATTGATATAAAAGCAGTAGAAAATTATATTAAAAAAAATTTAAAAAATAAAACAAAAAAGGATTTAGTAAAAGAGATTATTGAAAAGTTTGGTATAAAAAGGAATTTTGCTTATGATTTGGTAAATAAAATTGTGGAGTAA
- a CDS encoding MotA/TolQ/ExbB proton channel family protein, translated as MSITQIILNIALIGGDPVLYILLLMSIITVAVIVERFISYKDIEKHLSEYKDEISLRLDLEKRLGILATFGNNAPFIGLFGTVLGIIKAFHDLGHSSEFGVRVVMAGISEALVATAMGLFVAIPSVIAYNYFVRKSRKILMIYSAMKEKTNENK; from the coding sequence ATGAGTATAACACAGATTATTTTAAACATTGCCCTTATAGGTGGCGACCCTGTTTTGTATATTTTACTTTTGATGAGTATTATTACCGTAGCAGTAATTGTTGAAAGATTTATCTCTTATAAAGATATAGAAAAACATTTATCAGAATATAAAGATGAGATATCTTTAAGGCTTGATTTGGAAAAGCGGCTTGGTATTTTAGCAACATTTGGTAATAATGCTCCTTTCATAGGTTTATTTGGAACGGTTTTAGGTATTATAAAAGCTTTTCATGATTTAGGGCATTCTTCTGAGTTTGGCGTCCGTGTTGTTATGGCAGGAATATCTGAAGCTCTTGTAGCAACTGCTATGGGTCTGTTTGTAGCTATTCCATCTGTTATTGCCTATAACTATTTTGTAAGAAAAAGCAGGAAAATTTTAATGATTTACTCTGCTATGAAGGAGAAAACAAATGAAAATAAATGA
- a CDS encoding ExbD/TolR family protein: MKINDEEKEISEINMTPFVDIILVVLIIFMATATFMVEGKIPLDLPKAKTGEAGKNIERIEISIKKDGSIYIADKKVSPEELKQELEKIKSENKVVALRSEKETPFQNVVTVIDICRSAGIEKYVIETKKE, translated from the coding sequence ATGAAAATAAATGATGAAGAAAAAGAAATTTCCGAAATAAATATGACACCTTTTGTTGATATTATATTAGTTGTGCTTATTATATTTATGGCAACTGCTACCTTTATGGTAGAAGGGAAAATTCCTCTTGATTTACCAAAAGCAAAAACCGGAGAAGCAGGAAAAAATATAGAAAGAATAGAAATATCCATAAAGAAAGATGGCTCTATATATATTGCAGATAAAAAAGTATCTCCTGAAGAGTTAAAGCAAGAGCTGGAAAAAATAAAAAGCGAAAATAAAGTTGTAGCATTAAGGTCAGAAAAAGAAACACCATTTCAAAATGTTGTTACAGTAATTGATATTTGTAGGTCTGCAGGAATAGAAAAGTATGTTATTGAAACAAAAAAAGAGTAA
- a CDS encoding energy transducer TonB has product MKDFITKNLFGISFAISIFIHILLFVSLYFLSVKPEKPQEEKVITVSIEEALKSEKPRLPKIEKPIPSLPQEEIKKPKPPEEPKPEKKPEIKQETKPEEEQKPKPEQPKPQIKLEQSITTNKQTKPEEEQKPKPEQSKPQIEPEQSITTNQETKKEEKIVSPKQETKPTQQQPQQPIDITKGKTDKFETLPKKEEDIDGYLKELIRYLNEVARERDLYPPLAKRLKIEGEVVVRVTINEDGTIDENSIKIVEGSGYNVLDKGAIEILKKLSPYKKPPKKITVEIPIVFQIINM; this is encoded by the coding sequence ATGAAGGATTTTATCACAAAAAATCTGTTTGGGATAAGTTTTGCAATATCAATATTTATTCATATCTTGCTTTTTGTTTCTCTTTATTTTTTATCGGTAAAACCTGAGAAACCACAAGAAGAAAAGGTTATAACAGTATCAATAGAAGAAGCTTTAAAATCTGAAAAACCAAGGCTTCCTAAGATAGAAAAACCAATTCCATCACTACCACAGGAAGAAATCAAAAAGCCAAAACCACCTGAAGAACCAAAGCCTGAAAAAAAACCGGAGATTAAGCAAGAAACAAAACCGGAAGAAGAACAAAAACCTAAACCAGAACAGCCTAAACCTCAAATAAAACTGGAACAATCAATAACTACTAATAAACAAACAAAACCGGAAGAAGAACAAAAGCCTAAACCAGAACAATCCAAACCTCAAATAGAGCCGGAACAATCAATAACTACCAATCAAGAAACGAAAAAAGAAGAAAAAATAGTATCACCAAAACAGGAAACAAAACCTACTCAACAACAGCCACAACAACCTATAGATATAACAAAAGGAAAAACAGATAAGTTTGAAACATTACCAAAAAAAGAGGAAGATATAGATGGATATCTTAAAGAGTTAATAAGATATTTAAATGAGGTTGCAAGGGAAAGAGATTTATATCCACCTCTCGCTAAAAGATTAAAAATAGAAGGAGAAGTGGTCGTTAGAGTAACAATTAATGAAGATGGAACTATTGATGAAAACTCTATAAAGATAGTAGAAGGAAGCGGTTATAATGTATTGGATAAAGGAGCAATAGAAATTTTGAAGAAATTATCACCATACAAAAAACCTCCTAAAAAAATAACCGTTGAAATTCCTATAGTATTCCAAATAATAAATATGTAA
- a CDS encoding methionine adenosyltransferase: MANIAITTLDFQKVSEQPVEIVERKGTGHPDTICDALAEELSIALSNLYREEFGAIMHHNVDKALLIGGIADPQFKGGKIIEPIEIYLTGRAIDEKGNKKLPVKELAIETAHKWLKENIPNLDIANHVIIHPKLKPGSKDLVELFERFQLKGEIPLANDTSFGVGFAPFSDIETIVYELERALNSKEFKKEHPYVGEDIKIMGVRNNDNIRITIAMAFVDKYINDIKDYVEKKEIVTNYAYSIAKKLTTKTVDIFINTADDIDNQSVYITVTGTSAEAGDDGQVGRGNRVNGLITPYRPMSLEAAAGKNPVSHIGKIYNTAAMDMAERIVAEIEEVEEVYCYLVSQIGKPITEPQVCDVKLRTSKDIKGIEEKVRKIAQEEIDKLPETWKKFLNRHFRLY, translated from the coding sequence TTGGCAAATATCGCTATCACTACCCTTGATTTTCAAAAAGTTTCAGAACAACCGGTTGAGATTGTTGAAAGAAAAGGGACAGGACATCCGGATACAATATGTGATGCATTAGCTGAAGAGCTGTCCATAGCTTTATCAAATCTTTACAGAGAAGAATTTGGAGCTATTATGCACCACAATGTAGATAAAGCCTTACTTATAGGTGGTATTGCTGACCCACAATTCAAAGGTGGTAAAATTATAGAGCCTATAGAGATATATTTAACAGGAAGAGCAATAGATGAAAAAGGAAATAAAAAATTACCGGTAAAAGAGCTTGCAATAGAAACAGCCCATAAATGGTTAAAGGAAAATATTCCAAATTTAGATATAGCAAATCATGTTATTATCCATCCTAAGTTAAAACCAGGAAGTAAAGATTTAGTAGAATTATTTGAAAGATTCCAGCTTAAAGGAGAAATTCCTTTGGCTAATGATACATCTTTTGGTGTTGGATTTGCTCCATTTTCAGATATAGAAACAATTGTTTATGAACTTGAAAGAGCTTTAAACAGTAAAGAATTTAAAAAGGAACATCCATATGTAGGAGAAGATATAAAAATAATGGGTGTTAGAAACAATGATAATATAAGAATAACAATAGCTATGGCTTTTGTTGATAAATATATAAATGATATAAAGGATTATGTAGAGAAAAAAGAGATTGTTACAAATTATGCATACTCAATAGCAAAAAAATTAACAACAAAAACTGTGGATATATTTATAAATACTGCTGACGATATAGATAATCAATCTGTATATATAACAGTAACCGGAACATCTGCAGAAGCAGGAGATGATGGACAGGTTGGAAGAGGAAATAGGGTTAATGGTTTAATCACACCTTATAGACCTATGAGTTTGGAAGCTGCAGCGGGCAAAAACCCTGTTAGCCACATAGGAAAAATTTATAATACGGCTGCAATGGATATGGCAGAAAGAATAGTAGCAGAAATAGAAGAAGTGGAAGAAGTATATTGTTATCTTGTTAGCCAAATAGGTAAACCAATTACAGAGCCACAAGTATGTGATGTTAAATTAAGAACATCAAAAGATATAAAAGGCATAGAAGAAAAAGTAAGAAAAATAGCCCAAGAAGAGATTGATAAACTCCCTGAAACTTGGAAAAAATTCTTAAATAGACATTTCAGATTATATTAA
- a CDS encoding ATP synthase subunit I codes for MEILLYTPLFFVGFIAGILYFSHMWKSIHTFGTDKSKVFLSMILRVPIPIIASFIGYFIAGLNGILSVLAGFTVFQTIFLIKKCKDLKNQVEKEFSNENNNQN; via the coding sequence ATGGAGATTTTACTTTATACTCCTTTATTTTTTGTCGGTTTTATAGCCGGAATATTATATTTTAGTCATATGTGGAAATCTATACATACATTTGGAACAGACAAATCTAAGGTATTTCTTAGCATGATACTTAGAGTTCCTATTCCTATAATAGCTTCTTTTATTGGTTATTTTATAGCCGGATTAAATGGTATACTTTCTGTTTTAGCCGGATTTACAGTATTTCAAACAATTTTTTTAATAAAAAAATGTAAAGATTTAAAAAATCAAGTAGAAAAAGAATTTAGCAATGAAAATAACAACCAAAATTAA
- a CDS encoding phosphate-starvation-inducible PsiE family protein — MKITTKIKAKFSRFIENLNNNLLSFFEGFYTLTHLFLAVVLVVISIGIFVWFIHDVIGFIKSLFSFKGNISSAAFRLLGIAILLWPLSGLLKAQIELLKGNPISITIWIDIGISGAIRAILLTTAEGGDIKENYYYIVIAFGLAIIRLLVVYMEYLQRKGEETK, encoded by the coding sequence ATGAAAATAACAACCAAAATTAAAGCAAAATTTAGCAGATTTATTGAAAATTTAAATAATAATCTTCTTTCTTTTTTTGAAGGATTTTATACTTTAACCCATCTATTTCTTGCTGTTGTATTGGTTGTAATATCTATTGGTATATTTGTTTGGTTTATTCATGATGTTATAGGATTTATAAAATCTTTATTCTCTTTTAAAGGAAATATTTCTTCTGCTGCTTTTAGATTGCTCGGTATTGCTATTTTACTTTGGCCATTATCAGGTCTTTTAAAAGCACAGATAGAACTCTTAAAAGGAAATCCTATCTCAATAACAATATGGATAGATATAGGTATATCAGGGGCTATAAGAGCAATTTTACTTACAACAGCAGAAGGTGGAGATATAAAAGAAAATTATTATTATATAGTAATAGCATTTGGTCTTGCTATTATTAGACTTTTAGTTGTGTATATGGAGTATCTTCAAAGGAAAGGAGAAGAAACAAAGTGA
- a CDS encoding prepilin peptidase has product MILEYLGAFILGLSVGSFLNVVIYRMPMEKSIIYPPSSCPNCGYRLKWYDNIPIISYLILKGRCRNCGVEIKIIYPLVELLTGILFVFAFAKWGLTIDFVFYAYFIASMIAIAFIDLKHFIIPDKINFAGILMGFIFAYLRQDFTVLDALIGGLVGSLFLLAIYFLYLKVRGIEGLGMGDVKMLAFVGTFTGYFGSLFVIFIGSLLGAIIGILLLKIQGEKDLTKTVLPFGPFLAIASIIYIFFGEYIRSWFFGGM; this is encoded by the coding sequence GTGATTTTAGAATATTTGGGGGCTTTTATTCTTGGTTTATCTGTAGGAAGTTTTTTAAATGTGGTGATATATAGAATGCCTATGGAAAAATCCATCATATACCCACCATCTTCCTGTCCAAATTGTGGATATAGATTAAAATGGTATGATAATATACCGATTATCTCTTATTTAATATTAAAGGGAAGATGTAGGAATTGTGGAGTAGAGATTAAAATAATCTATCCTTTAGTTGAACTACTTACCGGTATTCTTTTTGTTTTTGCATTTGCAAAATGGGGATTAACAATAGATTTTGTATTTTATGCTTATTTTATAGCATCTATGATAGCTATAGCATTTATTGATTTAAAACATTTTATTATTCCGGATAAAATTAATTTTGCCGGTATATTAATGGGATTTATATTTGCATATTTAAGACAGGATTTTACAGTTTTAGATGCTTTAATCGGTGGATTGGTAGGTTCATTATTTTTACTTGCTATTTATTTTCTTTATCTTAAGGTTAGAGGGATAGAAGGGCTTGGAATGGGAGATGTTAAGATGCTTGCTTTTGTAGGCACATTTACCGGATATTTTGGAAGTTTATTTGTTATATTTATAGGTTCTTTACTTGGTGCTATAATCGGGATTTTGCTTTTAAAAATTCAAGGAGAAAAAGATTTAACTAAAACTGTTTTACCTTTTGGTCCTTTTCTTGCAATTGCTTCAATAATATATATCTTTTTTGGAGAATATATAAGATCTTGGTTTTTTGGAGGTATGTGA
- a CDS encoding winged helix-turn-helix domain-containing protein, producing MNYKIKYKIWFEKDGEIVMGHGREELLRKIDEVGSIKKAAEELGITYKKAWEYINAMEKRLGVKLLETQRGGAKGGGSKLTKEARKILEDFKRVENEFEKLKNKLEKNG from the coding sequence ATGAATTACAAAATAAAATACAAGATATGGTTTGAAAAAGATGGAGAGATAGTAATGGGTCATGGTAGAGAAGAGCTTTTGAGAAAGATAGATGAGGTTGGCTCTATAAAAAAAGCAGCTGAAGAACTTGGGATAACATATAAAAAAGCTTGGGAATATATTAATGCAATGGAAAAAAGATTAGGTGTAAAACTATTAGAGACACAAAGAGGAGGAGCAAAAGGTGGTGGTTCTAAATTAACAAAAGAAGCAAGGAAAATTTTGGAAGATTTTAAAAGAGTTGAAAATGAGTTTGAAAAATTAAAAAATAAATTAGAAAAAAATGGATAA
- the rfaE2 gene encoding D-glycero-beta-D-manno-heptose 1-phosphate adenylyltransferase, giving the protein MEDFVKIIEEERKKGKKIVFTNGCFDIIHAGHVDYLEKAKKLGDFLVVGLNSDNSVKRLKGNTRPINPQEYRKKVLEGLKAVDLVVIFEEDTPENLIKAIKPDILVKGGDWKIENIVGADFVKSYGGQVLTIDFIYDISTSKIIKKILENSK; this is encoded by the coding sequence ATGGAAGATTTTGTAAAAATTATTGAAGAAGAAAGAAAAAAAGGGAAGAAAATTGTTTTTACAAATGGCTGTTTTGATATAATCCATGCAGGACATGTTGATTATTTAGAAAAGGCAAAAAAACTCGGAGATTTTTTGGTAGTTGGTCTTAATTCTGATAACTCTGTAAAAAGATTAAAAGGAAATACAAGACCTATAAATCCTCAGGAATACAGAAAAAAAGTTTTAGAAGGATTAAAGGCAGTTGACCTTGTGGTTATTTTTGAAGAAGATACTCCGGAAAATCTTATAAAAGCTATAAAACCGGATATTCTTGTAAAAGGTGGAGATTGGAAAATTGAGAATATAGTTGGGGCTGATTTTGTAAAATCATATGGCGGTCAGGTATTAACAATTGATTTTATATACGATATATCAACATCTAAAATAATTAAAAAAATTTTGGAAAATTCAAAATAA
- a CDS encoding CDP-alcohol phosphatidyltransferase family protein: MGLANKLTLLRIFLVPVFIIFIGYNEPLYALITFLVAGLTDALDGYIARKRNEVSYFGKIIDPIADKTLIISAFIFIYNSNFILKFPFWFVVLVISRDIYILAGSFLIYLIRGSLQIKPSIFGKATTFLQIFIVLIVLTINIFPQIKELYFIYQIFLYLTTSFIIISLLHYSYEGFNQIKNY, translated from the coding sequence ATGGGACTTGCAAATAAACTAACATTACTCAGAATTTTTCTTGTACCGGTTTTTATTATATTCATAGGATATAATGAACCTTTATATGCCTTAATTACCTTTTTGGTAGCCGGATTAACAGATGCCTTAGATGGTTATATTGCAAGGAAAAGAAATGAAGTTAGTTACTTTGGAAAAATTATAGACCCTATTGCAGATAAAACTTTAATAATATCTGCTTTTATATTCATATATAACTCAAATTTTATTCTTAAATTTCCTTTTTGGTTTGTTGTATTAGTAATAAGTAGAGATATCTATATTTTAGCCGGAAGTTTTTTAATTTATCTAATAAGAGGAAGCCTACAAATAAAACCATCTATTTTTGGAAAAGCAACAACATTTTTACAGATATTCATCGTTTTAATTGTTTTAACAATTAATATTTTTCCTCAGATAAAAGAGCTTTATTTTATTTATCAGATATTTTTATATTTAACTACAAGCTTTATAATTATATCCTTGCTTCATTATAGTTATGAAGGTTTTAATCAGATAAAAAATTACTGA
- the dapE gene encoding succinyl-diaminopimelate desuccinylase, with amino-acid sequence MENLINYLVDLVKIPSVIGNEKEIADYVENFLKKFEGNIVRYNNSIIFFKDLDKSKKTITLLGHLDTVPGINDFTGQIIDGKIYGLGASDMKSGLAVMMSLIENLKNTKYNLIYVFYEKEEGPYVENGLEPLLQNYDIIQKSDLAIALEPTNNKIQVGCLGTMHAWVIFEGKRAHSARPWEGENAIHKSYKFLERLANFGYRKVEFYGLSYYEVMNATMVNYSGGRNIIPDKFEINVNYRFAPGKSIEQAKKELLDIVNNEAKVEFTDISPSGKVPLDNQILKDFISKYNLPIEAKQAWTDVGRLSQYNIDAINFGPGDTAQAHQKNEYVSIDSVKRNYEILSNFLSD; translated from the coding sequence ATGGAAAATCTTATAAATTATCTTGTTGATTTAGTCAAAATACCTTCTGTTATAGGAAATGAAAAAGAGATTGCAGATTATGTAGAAAATTTTTTAAAAAAATTTGAAGGAAATATTGTAAGATATAATAATTCTATCATATTTTTTAAAGATTTAGATAAATCAAAAAAAACAATAACATTGTTGGGACATCTTGATACTGTTCCGGGAATAAATGATTTTACAGGTCAAATTATAGATGGAAAGATATATGGCCTTGGTGCCAGTGATATGAAATCCGGTTTAGCAGTAATGATGTCCCTGATAGAAAACTTAAAAAATACAAAATATAACCTAATTTATGTATTTTATGAAAAAGAAGAAGGTCCTTATGTTGAGAATGGTTTAGAACCTCTTCTTCAAAATTATGATATTATACAAAAATCTGATTTAGCAATAGCCCTTGAACCAACTAATAATAAAATACAGGTTGGATGTCTTGGAACAATGCATGCATGGGTAATTTTTGAAGGAAAAAGAGCCCATTCTGCAAGACCTTGGGAAGGAGAAAATGCTATTCATAAATCATATAAATTTTTAGAAAGATTGGCAAATTTTGGATATAGAAAAGTTGAATTTTATGGACTTAGCTATTATGAAGTTATGAATGCAACAATGGTGAATTATTCCGGTGGAAGAAATATAATCCCTGATAAATTTGAGATAAATGTAAATTATAGGTTCGCTCCCGGAAAAAGTATAGAGCAAGCAAAAAAAGAGCTTTTGGATATAGTAAATAATGAAGCAAAAGTAGAATTTACAGATATATCTCCTTCCGGAAAAGTTCCTCTTGATAATCAGATATTAAAAGATTTTATATCAAAATATAATCTTCCAATTGAAGCAAAGCAAGCATGGACAGATGTAGGAAGATTGTCCCAATATAATATAGATGCAATAAATTTTGGACCGGGAGATACAGCACAAGCCCATCAAAAAAATGAGTATGTCTCAATAGATTCAGTTAAAAGAAATTACGAAATACTCAGTAATTTTTTATCTGATTAA